One region of Anoplopoma fimbria isolate UVic2021 breed Golden Eagle Sablefish chromosome 10, Afim_UVic_2022, whole genome shotgun sequence genomic DNA includes:
- the chrna11 gene encoding cholinergic receptor, nicotinic, alpha 11 has protein sequence MWHSVALLLSGFSALIHVSLQGPHQRSLLKNLLKDYNRMERPVGNDSHPLTVVFTLSMVQIMDVDEKNQVLTTNMWLRMSWFDHYLQWNQSEHPGVKNLRFTTDQIWTPDILLYNSADDDFDSTFKTNVLVNSSGYAEYLPPGIFMSTCNVDVRWFPFDIQKCELKFGSWTYDGWLLDLQMNDADISGYMPNGEWDLIGVPGTRSEAFYDCCKEPYPDVTFVVTIRRRTLYYALNLLIPCVLLSSMTLLIFVLPADSGEKISLGITVLLSLTVFMLLVAEIMPATSDSVPLIGQYFASIMIIVGMSVIATVVVLQYHHHDPNGGNMPKWVQLVLLQWVAWFLRMKRPGESDDPERPPCAPHLRRCSSGSQSGSIPNPPDPTLHPLHPQNLAPLHAGHPHLHTQSSANNNGNLLYMGFQSMDDPSMLSEPLQRNNISTGPPRVPGSPPPHLPSQFCSSPPPPSSNMDTVGCPSTVSSGGGFGVGPGGLGGCSSSGIGDPQLQAILEEVRYMADHFREQDENESVADQWKFAGAVIDRLCLVAFSVFNIICTISILMSAPNFVDAISKDFV, from the exons ATGTGGCACTCAGtggctctgctcctctctggatTCTCTGCTTTGATTCACG TGTCGTTGCAGGGTCCTCACCAGAGGAGCCTTTTAAAGAACCTCCTGAAGGACTACAACCGGATGGAGCGACCGGTGGGCAATGACTCCCACCCGCTCACCGTTGTCTTTACCTTAAGCATGGTACAGATCATGGACGTG GATGAGAAGAACCAGGTTCTCACCACTAACATGTGGCTACGGATG AGTTGGTTCGACCACTATCTCCAGTGGAACCAGAGCGAACATCCCGGAGTGAAAAACCTCCGCTTCACCACAGACCAGATCTGGACACCGGACATCCTGCTCTACAACAG TGCAGATGACGACTTTGACTCCACCTTTAAGACCAATGTTCTGGTCAACTCCAGCGGCTATGCCGAGTATCTGCCTCCAG GAATCTTTATGAGCACATGCAACGTGGACGTACGCTGGTTCCCTTTTGACATCCAGAAGTGTGAGCTGAAGTTCGGCTCTTGGACGTATGACGGCTGGCTGCTGGACCTCCAGATGAACGATGCCGACATCTCAGGCTACATGCCCAATGGAGAGTGGGACTTAATTG GAGTTCCCGGCACCAGAAGCGAGGCCTTCTATGATTGTTGTAAGGAGCCTTACCCGGATGTAACGTTTGTTGTGACGATACGGCGGCGGACACTCTACTACGCCCTGAACCTGCTCATTCCCTGTGTGTTGCTGTCTTCGATGACCCTGCTCATCTTTGTGCTGCCAGCTGACTCTGGGGAGAAGATCTCACTGG GCATCACGGTCTTGCTGTCCCTTACAGTTTTCATGTTGCTGGTCGCAGAGATCATGCCAGCCACATCTGACTCCGTCCCTCTTATAG GTCAGTACTTTGCCAGTATAATGATCATCGTTGGGATGTCGGTCATTGCAACAGTGGTGGTACTGCAGTATCATCACCACGATCCAAATGGAGGAAACATGCCGAAATGG GTGCAGCTCGTCTTGCTTCAATGGGTGGCATGGTTCTTGCGTATGAAGCGACCAGGAGAGAGTGACGACCCAGAGCGTCCCCCGTGTGCCCCCCACTTGCGCCGCTGCTCCTCGGGCTCCCAGAGTGGGAGCATCCCAAATCCACCAGACCCCACCCTCCATCCGCTGCACCCACAGAACCTGGCTCCTCTACACGCGGGGCATCCTCACCTCCACACCCAATCGAGCGCTAACAACAACGGGAACCTCCTTTACATGGGCTTCCAGAGCATGGATGACCCTTCAATGCTCTCAGAGCCTCTCCAGAGGAATAACATCTCCACGGGGCCTCCGAGGGTACCAGGTagccctcctcctcacctcccaTCTCAGTTCTGCAGCTCCCCACCACCTCCCAGCTCCAATATGGATACTGTAGGCTGCCCCAGCACTGTCTCCAGTGGTGGGGGCTTTGGAGTTGGACCCGGAGGGCTTGGCGGGTGCTCGTCTTCGGGGATAGGAGACCCCCAGCTACAGGCCATCTTGGAGGAGGTGCGTTACATGGCAGACCATTTCCGGGAGCAGGATGAGAACGAGAGCGTGGCCGACCAGTGGAAATTTGCAGGGGCCGTAATCGACCGTTTATGTCTGGTGGCGTTCAGCGTTTTCAACATCATATGCACCATCTCTATCCTCATGTCCGCTCCCAACTTTGTGGACGCTATTTCAAAAGACTTTGTTTGA
- the LOC129097371 gene encoding small conductance calcium-activated potassium channel protein 1-like, giving the protein MEHSPSINLSVVDGVDVEDQRPLLPPRMVPPPQACSPKCGIHRTVQTSVDHTVWLDRTQAMATTPLYNGRLYVTPSPRSNRRGDKGKEKKCDKRSVGRRQNPAHKECNHQCKAKNAGANRLQEKVTSFTVPISPCGSPFTGPCSSHLDVKDVEGRGRRKSGNICLEMHDRHSLPEIIITSKDDDFQPHNETFQHRQDLTGAKGLLPGVECPGPDPDPNSQTSPKHKEDSKDDSYWKTHNIGWRLVHRRALFLRRQRLNDCALAVGIFGMLLMVMETELSWSVYSKSSVYSLTLKSIISLSTIILLGLIIAYHCCEVQLYVHDIGAEDWRIAMTTDRLALVGLELATAAIHPYPVGLMGYFQQTFQKSTNRLSLSETELEIVLALPMFLRLYLLGRAMMLHSRLFTDTASRSIGALNKIHFNTRFVGKTLMTTYPGTVLMIFSVSLWIVAAWGLHVCERHHNYRDLSSNYMEALWMVSVTFLSIGYGDVVPHTYCGRSICLLTGIMGAGCTVLVVAVVARKLELTRAEKHVHNFMMDSHISKRIKIAAANVLRETWLIYKHTKLSRERDHSRVRMHQRKLLLAIHRLRQVKIEKRILSDQGNTLVDLCKVREMQTLMYDVLSEVQGCRAELDTHIHSLEKNVEELREGFRSLMPLLSSTMSTQNSSIRHLLREREVKTETAGASVDR; this is encoded by the exons ATGGAGCACTCCCCCTCTATTAACTTGTCAGTCGTGGATGGAGTCGATGTGGAGGACCAGCGCCCCCTCCTCCCGCCGAGGATGGTTCCTCCACCTCAGGCCTGCTCTCCGAAGTGTGGGATTCACCGCACAGTCCAAACATCAGTCGATCACACTGTGTGGCTGGACAGAACCCAGGCCATGGCCACCACACCTTTATACAACGGCCGGCTTTATGTCACACCTTCACCTCGCTCCAACAGGAGGGGAGACAAAGGCAAAGAGAAGAAATGTGACAAAAGGTCAGTGGGGAGGAGACAAAATCCAGCACACAAAGAGTGTAATCACCAGTGCAAAGCCAAAAATGCAGGAGCTAACAGACTCCAGGAGAAGGTCACCTCTTTCACTGTCCCCATTTCTCCCTGCGGGTCACCCTTTACGGGCCCCTGCAGCTCTCACTTAGATGTCAAAGATGTTGAGGGCAGAGGGCGCCGCAAGTCAGGCAACATTTGTTTGGAGATGCACGACCGCCACAGTCTCCCAGAGATCATCATCACTAGCAAAGATGACGACTTCCAGCCACACAATGAGACGTTCCAGCATCGCCAGGACCTGACTGGGGCCAAAGGCCTTCTGCCAGGAGTAGAGTGTCCCGGTCCTGACCCCGATCCTAATTCCCAGACCAGCCCGAAACACAAGGAGGACTCCAAAGATGACTCGTACTGGAAGACCCACAACATCGGCTGGCGGCTGGTCCACAGGAGGGCTCTGTTTTTGAGGAGGCAGCGGCTGAATGACTGCGCCTTGGCAGTGGGGATATTCGGGATGTTGCTGATGGTGATGGAGACAGAGCTCTCCTGGAGTGTCTACAGCAAG AGCTCCGTCTACTCCCTCACACTCAAGTCCATCATCAGTCTTTCTACGATCATCTTGCTGGGCCTCATCATTGCGTACCACTGCTGTGAGGTTcag CTCTACGTTCACGATATTGGTGCAGAGGATTGGCGGATTGCCATGACAACCGATCGTTTGGCTCTGGTAGGCCTGGAGCTGGCAACAGCGGCCATTCATCCATACCCAGTGGGTCTGATGGGGTACTTCCAGCAGACCTTTCAGAAATCCACAAATCGCCTGTCACTGTCGGAGACGGAGCTGGAGATCGTCCTGGCTCTGCCCATGTTCCTGAGGCTCTACCTGCTGGGCCGGGCCATGATGCTGCATAGCCGCCTCTTCACTGACACTGCATCTCGCAGCATTGGAGCGCTCAACAAG ATACACTTCAACACCCGGTTTGTGGGAAAAACACTAATGACCACCTACCCCGGGACTGTGCTGATGATTTTCAGTGTCTCTCTGTGGATTGTGGCAGCGTGGGGTTTACATGTTTGTGAGAG ACACCACAACTACAGGGACCTGAGTAGCAACTACATGGAGGCCTTGTGGATGGTCTCTGTCACCTTCTTGTCCATCGGCTACGGAGATGTGGTGCCTCACACCTACTGTGGTCGCAGCATCTGTCTCCTCACTGGGATCATG GGAGCTGGCTGCACAGTCCTGGTAGTGGCGGTGGTTGCCAGGAAGCTGGAGTTGACCAGAGCAGAGAAACATGTTCACAACTTCATGATGGACTCCCACATCTCCAAGAGG ATAAAAATTGCTGCAGCAAATGTACTGAGAGAGACTTGGCTTATCTACAAACACACTAAGCtgtcaagagagagagaccacaGCAGAGTCCGCATGCATCAACGGAAGCTGCTTCTGGCAATCCACCg GCTGCGCCAGGTGAAGATAGAGAAGAGGATACTTTCAGACCAGGGAAACACACTTGTGGACCTCTGCAAGGTGAGAGAG ATGCAAACCCTGATGTATGACGTGCTATCAGAGGTGCAGGGCTGCAGGGCGGAGCtggacacacacatccacagccTGGAGAAGAACGTTGAAGAGTTGAGGGAGGGCTTCAGGAGCCTGATGCCTCTCCTGTCCAGCACCATGTCTACGCAAAACTCTTCCATCCGCCACCTGCTCAGGGAGAGGGAGGTGAAGACAGAGACTGCTGGAGCGAGCGTAGACAGGTAG